GTCCGGCGAGCAGGTCGGCACGTGGTTCCACGCGGGGCCGCGTCCGTAGGTCGGTCCGGCCCGGCGTCGATCGGGCAGACCGGACGGGAGGCGCGGGTCACCCCCGGCGTGACGGGTCCCGTCACCGGCGTGACGGGTCCCGTCACCGGCGTGTCACGGGGGCAGGGGCCGCACTACGATCGTCCCATGTCGCTGACCGCAGCCGCCCCGACCCTGACCGACAAGCTCGTCGCCGCCCGCGCCGCGTCGTCGGCGCTCGCGACCGCGACGACCTCGGTCAAGGACCGCGCGCTGCGCGCGGTCGCGGAGGCGCTCCGTGCCGGGACGGCGGACATCGTCGCGGCGAACCACGGCGACCTCGTGGCGGGCGAGGCGGACGGGCTGTCGTCGGGCCTGCTCGACCGGCTCCGGCTCGACCCGGACCGCATCGAGGCGCTGGCCGCCGCGGTCGAGCACGTCGTCGGGCTGACCGACCCGGTGGGGGAGCAGGTCCGCGGGTCGCGGCTCCCGAACGGGCTGCAGCTGTCCCAGGTCCGCGTGCCGTTCGGTGTCGTCGGCGCGATCTACGAGGCCCGACCGAACGTGACGGTCGACATCGCGGCGCTCGCGCTGAAGAGCGGCAACGCGGTCGTGCTCCGTGGCGGTTCGGCGGCGCTCCGGACGAACGCGGTCCTGGTCGAGCGCATCCGGCAGGCCGTGTCGTCGGTGGGGCTGCCCGCCGACCTGGTCCAGACGATCGACGAGTTCGGGCGGCCCGGCGCCACCGAACTGATGCGCGCACGGGGGCTCGTCGACGTGCTCGTGCCCCGGGGCAGCGCGTCGCTCATCCAGACCGTCGTCACCGAGTCGACCGTCCCCGTGATCGAGACCGGCGCCGGGGTGGTGCACGTGTTCCTCGACGCCTCGGCACCCGAGGGCCGCGCGGTGGACATCGTCCTGAACAGCAAGGTGCAGCGCCCCAGCGTGTGCAACGCGCTCGAGACCCTGCTCGTGCACGAGCGAGCGGCCGATCGACTGCTGCCCGTGCTGGCCGACCGACTCCGTGCCGCTGGGGTCACGCTCCGCGGTGACGACGCCACGCGGACGATCGTGCCCGGTGTCCTCCGGGCGACCGAGGCTGACTGGGCGACCGAGTCGATGGACCTCGACCTGTCGATCCGGGTCGTCGCCGACGTCGACGAGGCGATGGCGCACATCGCGCGGTGGTCGACGCACCACACCGAGTCGATCGTGACCGACGACGTCGACACTGCCGAGCGCTTCCTCGCCGAGGTCGACTCGGCCGTGGTGATGGTCAACGCCTCGACGCGGTTCACCGACGGCGGGGAGTTCGGCTTCGGCGCCGAGGTCGGGATCTCCACCCAGAAACTGCACGCTCGCGGGCCGATGGGCCTGCCCGAGCTCACGAGCACCAAGTGGATCGTGCGCGGCCAGGGACAGATCCGCGGCTAGACTGAGCGGCGTCTTCCCACCCGACCGAACGGAGCACCGGACCGATGACCTTCCTCGCTGCAGCTGCAGAGACCTCCTCCGGGGTGCCCGCGTTCGTGTTCCCGCTCTGCGGGGCGCTGTTCTTCACGTTCCTCG
The Curtobacterium citreum genome window above contains:
- a CDS encoding glutamate-5-semialdehyde dehydrogenase; amino-acid sequence: MSLTAAAPTLTDKLVAARAASSALATATTSVKDRALRAVAEALRAGTADIVAANHGDLVAGEADGLSSGLLDRLRLDPDRIEALAAAVEHVVGLTDPVGEQVRGSRLPNGLQLSQVRVPFGVVGAIYEARPNVTVDIAALALKSGNAVVLRGGSAALRTNAVLVERIRQAVSSVGLPADLVQTIDEFGRPGATELMRARGLVDVLVPRGSASLIQTVVTESTVPVIETGAGVVHVFLDASAPEGRAVDIVLNSKVQRPSVCNALETLLVHERAADRLLPVLADRLRAAGVTLRGDDATRTIVPGVLRATEADWATESMDLDLSIRVVADVDEAMAHIARWSTHHTESIVTDDVDTAERFLAEVDSAVVMVNASTRFTDGGEFGFGAEVGISTQKLHARGPMGLPELTSTKWIVRGQGQIRG